A window of Aeromicrobium sp. A1-2 contains these coding sequences:
- a CDS encoding dipeptide ABC transporter ATP-binding protein, which translates to MAGITKKLVPTIVRQSHGLQRFMLLFGFAIIAIFLLVAIFAPWLAPYNFNADRTADGVVFGSQQAPSAAHWFGTTVGGTDVLSRVIFGTRTAVEVIVLAVLLSGVIGVPLGLVSGYLGGWLDRALVLVMDALYAFPSLLLAIVVAIVLSGGSSSAFGGIMAAAISITVVFIPQYFRVIRNATIAVKVEPYVDSARVVGVRTPRILRKHIFSNVSQSLPIIGTLNASEAILTLAGLGFLGFGIEPSAAAEWGYDLNKAMPDASSGIWWTGVFPGLAIVLIVLGATLVGESLNDILNPLLRNRGTDTTSADEEEIAHKFEEVTGSDDASVEVRAEAPPGDPKRVVALSLTKLEVTFQTDGGQVHAVNGVSFDVAPGEVVAVVGESGSGKSVSSRAILGLLPPSAEVAGSVRLGQRELLGMSNDKLRPIRGDQVSMVFQEPSTALNPVYTVGWQIIEGLQAHINVSKKDARKRAIELLELVGMPDPEHRVDYYPHQLSGGQKQRVVIAMAIACEPDVIIADEPTTALDVTVQAAILELLLSLRDRLGTAIVLITHNMGVVADMADRVVVMYRGNVVETAPARQLFASPKHPYTRALLDAVPHLGRENGPGLVEANDIVLKVDDLVVDFAGRFGQPVFRAVDHVSLEVRKGEVLGLVGESGSGKSTIGRTTVGLQQPTSGTIDVSGNRISGLSDRQLRPFRSRFGFVFQDPASSLNPRMSIGQCIAEPLHVQTDMTQAEVDAKVRSLLESVELGGSYSERFPHELSGGQRQRVSLARALSLDPDLLIADEPTSALDVSVQARVLELFTELQHRLQFACLFISHDLAVVDTLANRVAVMQDGKLVEIGPRDQVLGNPREDYTKRLIAAVPVPDPDEQRRRREERGHLLTDIS; encoded by the coding sequence ATGGCCGGCATCACCAAGAAGCTGGTTCCCACGATCGTGCGGCAGAGCCATGGCCTGCAACGGTTCATGCTGCTGTTCGGCTTCGCGATCATCGCCATCTTCCTGCTCGTCGCGATCTTCGCGCCATGGCTTGCCCCCTACAACTTCAACGCCGATCGCACCGCAGACGGCGTGGTGTTCGGCAGCCAGCAGGCGCCGTCCGCGGCTCACTGGTTCGGCACGACCGTTGGCGGCACGGATGTGCTGTCACGCGTCATCTTCGGAACCCGGACCGCGGTTGAGGTCATCGTGCTCGCCGTCCTGCTGTCGGGCGTCATCGGCGTGCCGCTCGGACTGGTGTCGGGATATCTCGGTGGCTGGCTCGACCGGGCACTCGTCCTGGTCATGGACGCGCTGTATGCGTTTCCGTCGCTCCTGCTCGCCATCGTCGTCGCCATCGTGCTCTCGGGCGGCAGCAGCAGCGCGTTCGGCGGAATCATGGCTGCGGCCATTTCGATCACCGTGGTGTTCATCCCGCAGTACTTCCGGGTGATTCGCAACGCCACCATCGCCGTCAAGGTCGAGCCCTATGTCGACTCGGCACGAGTCGTCGGCGTCCGCACACCGCGCATCCTGCGCAAGCACATCTTCTCGAACGTGTCTCAGTCGCTGCCGATCATCGGCACTCTCAACGCCTCCGAGGCGATCCTCACCTTGGCCGGTCTGGGATTCCTCGGCTTCGGCATCGAGCCGTCGGCCGCAGCCGAGTGGGGCTACGACCTCAACAAGGCCATGCCCGACGCATCATCGGGCATCTGGTGGACCGGTGTGTTCCCCGGTCTGGCGATCGTTCTCATCGTGCTGGGTGCCACGCTCGTCGGCGAAAGCCTCAACGACATCCTCAACCCGTTGCTGCGCAACCGCGGCACCGACACCACATCGGCCGACGAGGAAGAGATCGCCCACAAGTTCGAAGAGGTCACCGGCAGTGACGACGCGTCGGTCGAGGTTCGTGCCGAAGCGCCACCCGGTGATCCGAAACGTGTCGTCGCGCTGTCGCTGACCAAACTGGAAGTCACGTTCCAGACAGACGGTGGGCAGGTGCACGCGGTCAACGGTGTGAGCTTCGATGTCGCACCCGGCGAGGTTGTCGCGGTGGTGGGTGAGTCCGGCTCCGGGAAGTCGGTCAGCTCGCGGGCGATTCTCGGCCTGCTCCCCCCCAGTGCCGAGGTCGCCGGCTCGGTGCGCCTCGGTCAACGCGAGCTGCTCGGCATGTCCAACGACAAGCTCCGTCCGATCCGCGGCGACCAGGTATCGATGGTCTTCCAGGAACCGTCCACCGCCCTGAACCCGGTGTACACCGTCGGGTGGCAGATCATCGAGGGCCTGCAGGCGCACATCAACGTCTCGAAGAAGGACGCCCGCAAACGGGCGATCGAGCTGCTCGAGCTGGTTGGCATGCCCGATCCCGAGCACCGGGTCGACTACTACCCGCACCAGCTCTCGGGTGGTCAGAAGCAGCGAGTCGTCATCGCCATGGCGATCGCCTGCGAGCCTGACGTGATCATCGCCGATGAGCCAACCACGGCTCTCGACGTCACGGTCCAGGCTGCGATCCTCGAGCTCTTGCTGTCGCTGCGCGATCGGCTGGGGACTGCCATCGTGCTCATCACCCACAACATGGGTGTCGTCGCGGACATGGCAGATCGGGTCGTCGTGATGTACCGCGGCAATGTGGTCGAGACTGCGCCGGCACGGCAGCTTTTCGCGTCGCCAAAGCACCCCTACACGCGGGCGCTGCTCGACGCCGTTCCGCACCTCGGTCGCGAGAACGGTCCGGGGCTCGTGGAAGCCAACGACATCGTTCTCAAGGTGGACGACCTCGTCGTCGACTTCGCCGGCCGGTTCGGGCAACCGGTTTTTCGCGCCGTCGACCATGTGTCGCTCGAGGTGCGCAAGGGTGAGGTTCTCGGACTGGTCGGTGAGTCCGGCTCCGGCAAGTCGACCATCGGGCGGACGACGGTGGGTCTGCAGCAGCCCACCTCCGGCACGATCGACGTGTCGGGCAACCGAATCTCCGGGCTGTCGGATCGGCAGCTGCGGCCGTTCAGGTCGCGGTTCGGGTTCGTGTTCCAGGACCCCGCCTCATCGCTCAATCCGCGGATGTCGATCGGTCAGTGCATCGCCGAGCCCCTGCACGTACAGACCGACATGACGCAGGCAGAAGTCGACGCCAAGGTGAGGTCGCTGCTCGAGAGCGTCGAGCTGGGCGGTTCCTATTCCGAACGTTTTCCGCACGAGCTCTCCGGAGGACAACGACAGCGCGTCAGTCTCGCACGGGCGCTGTCGCTCGATCCGGATCTGCTGATCGCCGACGAGCCCACCTCCGCGCTCGACGTGTCGGTGCAGGCCAGGGTGCTCGAGCTGTTCACCGAGCTGCAGCATCGACTCCAGTTCGCGTGTCTGTTCATCAGCCACGACCTGGCTGTCGTGGACACACTTGCAAACCGGGTCGCGGTCATGCAGGACGGCAAGCTCGTCGAGATCGGGCCGCGCGACCAGGTCCTGGGCAATCCACGGGAGGACTACACCAAGCGGCTCATCGCGGCCGTTCCGGTGCCCGATCCCGATGAGCAACGGCGAAGGCGCGAGGAGCGCGGTCACCTGCTGACTGACATCTCCTGA
- a CDS encoding SGNH/GDSL hydrolase family protein produces MSRTRRFTAAFALVASGALTVSSMAAPAGAAKPSPTVYKEYVSLGDSWTADVVILNAQGLPATEFAPIDCAQSRVNYPRLVAAALKVKTFRDASCGSATTQHFTQPQTGLPIGGTNPPQFDRLSKTTDLVTVGIGGNDAGVASAAMGCLNLLPNLGLGLPSPLGGSCKDKLTAGGKDQLTTQILAAEPKVVAALKAIHKKSPKARILAVNYLAAVPKTGCYPYVQADNADIAYLYVKFNELNAMVKRAAKKGGAELVDTYTPTIGHDVCQLPHVRYVEGVIPLSLNAPALSIPLHPNSSGAAAQAKAVLAQIQK; encoded by the coding sequence ATGTCCCGCACGCGACGTTTCACTGCAGCCTTTGCCCTGGTGGCATCGGGTGCACTGACGGTGTCCTCCATGGCCGCTCCTGCGGGCGCAGCCAAGCCCTCCCCCACGGTCTACAAGGAGTACGTCTCGCTCGGCGACTCCTGGACGGCCGATGTCGTCATCCTCAACGCGCAGGGTCTTCCCGCCACCGAGTTCGCCCCGATTGACTGTGCCCAGTCCCGCGTCAACTATCCGCGCCTTGTCGCCGCAGCCCTGAAGGTCAAGACCTTCCGTGACGCATCGTGTGGATCTGCGACGACCCAGCACTTCACCCAGCCGCAAACTGGCCTCCCGATCGGAGGCACCAACCCGCCGCAGTTCGATCGTCTGTCCAAGACCACCGATCTCGTGACGGTCGGCATCGGCGGCAACGACGCCGGCGTCGCCTCGGCCGCCATGGGATGTCTCAACCTGCTGCCAAATCTCGGCCTTGGCCTGCCGTCGCCCCTCGGTGGCTCCTGCAAGGACAAGCTGACGGCCGGGGGCAAGGACCAGCTGACGACTCAGATCCTGGCCGCCGAGCCGAAGGTCGTCGCTGCTCTCAAGGCGATCCACAAGAAGTCCCCGAAGGCGCGCATTCTGGCCGTCAACTACCTGGCCGCCGTGCCGAAAACCGGCTGCTACCCGTACGTGCAGGCCGACAATGCCGACATCGCCTATCTGTACGTGAAGTTCAACGAGCTCAACGCGATGGTCAAGAGGGCAGCGAAGAAGGGCGGAGCCGAGCTCGTCGACACCTACACGCCGACCATTGGTCACGACGTCTGCCAGCTGCCGCATGTGCGCTACGTCGAAGGCGTCATCCCGTTGTCACTCAACGCTCCGGCGCTGAGCATCCCGCTGCACCCCAACTCCTCCGGAGCTGCCGCTCAGGCGAAGGCAGTCCTCGCACAGATCCAGAAATAG
- a CDS encoding DinB family protein, with protein MNTRAAPPHAPERQTLEAFLDVYRVTVVRKATGLTDADGARRLLPSLTTVSGLLRHLADNERSWFREIMAGEDDVPSLWSAEDPDAEFRVTQDDTVATLIADYETACAESRATIEAFNLEDRCVGLEQQYTLRWILLHMLEETARHAGHLDILRELLDGKTGE; from the coding sequence GTGAACACACGTGCCGCTCCGCCGCATGCCCCCGAGCGCCAGACGCTGGAGGCATTTCTGGACGTCTACCGCGTCACCGTCGTCCGCAAGGCGACGGGACTCACCGACGCCGACGGAGCACGGCGGCTCCTGCCGTCATTGACCACGGTGTCGGGACTGCTGCGACATCTCGCCGATAACGAGCGCAGCTGGTTCCGGGAGATCATGGCCGGTGAGGACGATGTGCCCAGCCTCTGGAGCGCCGAGGACCCCGACGCCGAGTTCCGGGTGACCCAGGACGACACCGTGGCCACGCTGATCGCCGACTACGAGACCGCCTGCGCGGAGTCCCGCGCGACGATCGAGGCGTTCAACCTCGAGGACCGGTGCGTCGGGCTCGAGCAGCAGTACACGCTCCGTTGGATTTTGCTCCACATGCTCGAGGAGACGGCCCGGCACGCCGGACACCTCGACATCCTGCGGGAGCTCCTAGACGGGAAGACCGGCGAATGA